The Frondihabitans australicus genome includes a region encoding these proteins:
- a CDS encoding aldo/keto reductase, which translates to MTLDAVPRIPLNDGHLIPQLGLGVYKVPDDEAEHTVVTALEAGYRHIDTATLYGNEAGVGRALRTSGVPRDDVFVTTKVWNDQQGYESTLRAFDLSLAKLGLDEVDLYLIHWPAPKQDLYVETYRALEEIRSTGRARSIGVSNFHIHHLERLLGETDVVPVINQIEVQPWLQQRELRAFGEVNHIVTEAWSPLARGRVLDAPVLARIADAHGVTPAQVVIRWHLQSGLVVIPKSVTPSRIAANLDVFSFELTGDDMAAIGALDSGERVGSHPDEVG; encoded by the coding sequence ATGACTCTCGACGCCGTGCCGCGCATCCCCCTCAACGACGGACACTTGATCCCCCAGCTGGGCCTCGGCGTCTACAAGGTGCCCGACGACGAGGCCGAGCACACCGTCGTCACCGCCCTTGAGGCCGGCTACCGCCACATCGACACGGCGACGCTCTACGGCAACGAGGCGGGTGTCGGCCGGGCTCTCCGGACGTCGGGCGTGCCGCGCGACGACGTGTTCGTCACGACCAAGGTCTGGAACGACCAGCAGGGCTACGAGTCGACCCTGCGCGCCTTCGACCTGAGCCTCGCCAAGCTGGGCCTCGACGAGGTCGACCTGTACCTCATCCACTGGCCGGCCCCGAAGCAGGATCTCTACGTCGAGACGTACCGAGCCCTCGAAGAGATCCGCTCCACGGGGCGGGCCCGGTCGATCGGCGTCTCGAACTTCCACATCCACCACCTCGAGCGGCTGCTCGGCGAGACCGACGTGGTGCCCGTCATCAACCAGATCGAGGTGCAGCCGTGGCTGCAGCAGCGCGAGCTGCGCGCGTTCGGCGAGGTCAACCACATCGTCACCGAGGCGTGGTCGCCGCTCGCGCGCGGCCGCGTTCTCGACGCACCGGTGCTCGCCCGGATCGCCGACGCCCACGGGGTGACGCCGGCTCAGGTCGTGATCCGCTGGCACCTGCAGTCGGGGCTCGTCGTGATCCCGAAGTCGGTGACGCCGTCGCGCATCGCAGCGAACCTCGACGTCTTCTCGTTCGAGCTCACCGGCGACGACATGGCGGCGATCGGCGCCCTCGACTCGGGCGAGCGCGTCGGCTCGCACCCCGACGAGGTCGGCTGA
- a CDS encoding patatin-like phospholipase family protein — translation MPATSAGFTVVFGGGGATGNAWTIGVVAGLAEGGFDVTTADLTVGTSSGATAAAQLVGADPKTHFDAIVSARRAGRPGGGPTAGPTAGGQGGGRSAVADHLARLRAIIDASESVDDFRRRMGSAALEREDGDESAGSWTSRWHETTAARLPGATWPDRRVVITAIDARTGEPALFERDGGVSLVDAVAASTSSGLPYRVDGLPYLDGGFRRNENADLAAGSESVLVLSPLGGRTLHPLPWRTRLDAQVDDLLAGGSRVEVVVPGDDAQPLIGEASTNLSLRPAAARAGFEQGRALAERLGNAWAGR, via the coding sequence ATGCCCGCGACCTCGGCCGGCTTCACGGTCGTCTTCGGCGGCGGAGGGGCGACCGGCAACGCCTGGACGATCGGCGTCGTGGCGGGCCTCGCCGAGGGCGGCTTCGACGTGACGACGGCGGATCTCACGGTGGGCACCTCGTCGGGCGCGACGGCGGCGGCGCAGCTGGTGGGGGCCGATCCGAAGACCCACTTCGATGCGATCGTCTCGGCGCGACGAGCGGGTCGGCCGGGCGGCGGTCCCACGGCAGGCCCGACCGCTGGCGGCCAGGGCGGGGGCAGATCAGCGGTCGCGGACCATCTCGCTCGCCTCCGGGCGATCATCGACGCGTCCGAGAGCGTCGACGACTTCCGGCGACGCATGGGTTCAGCAGCGCTCGAACGTGAGGACGGCGACGAGTCCGCCGGCTCCTGGACCTCGCGCTGGCACGAGACCACCGCCGCCCGTCTGCCGGGCGCGACGTGGCCCGACCGTCGGGTGGTGATCACGGCGATCGACGCCCGCACCGGCGAGCCTGCCCTGTTCGAGCGCGACGGCGGCGTGAGCCTCGTCGACGCCGTCGCGGCGAGCACCTCGAGCGGGCTGCCGTACCGGGTCGATGGGCTGCCCTACCTCGACGGCGGCTTCCGTCGCAACGAGAACGCCGATCTGGCAGCAGGATCCGAGAGCGTCCTCGTCCTCTCGCCGCTCGGCGGCCGCACCCTGCACCCCCTCCCCTGGCGCACCCGGCTCGACGCCCAGGTCGACGACCTGCTTGCCGGCGGCAGCCGCGTCGAGGTCGTCGTTCCGGGAGACGACGCGCAGCCGCTGATCGGCGAGGCGTCGACGAATCTCTCTCTTCGGCCGGCCGCCGCACGCGCCGGCTTCGAGCAGGGCCGCGCGCTGGCCGAGCGGCTCGGCAACGCCTGGGCGGGACGGTAG
- a CDS encoding ribonuclease H family protein gives MTITAAADGSALGNPGPAGWAWYVDDDRWAAGGWPRNTNNVGELTAVLELLRATADEDDDLLILCDSQYAINACTTWMAGWKRKGWRKADGKPVMNVEIIKQLDEALQGRHVKFQWVRGHVGHEMNEAADLRARSAAEAYQSRRDVPAGPGWPGKPVTTVSSAPAPAPEPPATLF, from the coding sequence ATGACGATCACCGCTGCCGCCGACGGATCCGCCCTCGGAAACCCGGGCCCCGCGGGCTGGGCCTGGTACGTCGACGACGACCGCTGGGCGGCCGGTGGCTGGCCGCGGAACACGAACAACGTCGGCGAGCTGACCGCCGTGCTCGAGCTGCTGCGCGCCACCGCCGACGAAGACGACGACCTGCTGATCCTGTGCGACAGCCAGTACGCGATCAACGCGTGCACCACGTGGATGGCCGGCTGGAAGCGGAAGGGCTGGCGGAAGGCCGACGGCAAGCCCGTGATGAACGTCGAGATCATCAAGCAGCTCGACGAGGCGCTGCAGGGCCGCCACGTGAAGTTCCAGTGGGTGCGCGGACACGTGGGTCACGAGATGAACGAGGCGGCCGACCTCCGCGCGCGGTCGGCGGCCGAGGCGTATCAGTCTCGGCGCGACGTGCCCGCGGGGCCGGGGTGGCCGGGGAAGCCCGTCACCACGGTGTCGAGTGCCCCTGCTCCTGCGCCCGAGCCGCCCGCGACGCTCTTCTAG